Proteins encoded within one genomic window of Plasmodium cynomolgi strain B DNA, chromosome 11, whole genome shotgun sequence:
- a CDS encoding hypothetical protein (putative), with translation MPKKNQRVSIDTSKIKFVENSESEDLEIEDGDESDVGNVSCSDDILSSDEGHEEPSLGAIGKKKKKKKIATQGENGQEDDEEEEEEEDGAHDGGDYADSDDDDQDQRDHQRGHQRDDEFVRVPWKKDKQNYYQYESEDSTSDDDEEGNKERIKEAMYLSRKEKENLKEDDFDLYDMYEQDKEGKSGKGDKSGKGGKELYNVHEKESIIKKLISDMNADMKEKKKQMGEENGSREIDQVEQKKRDDEIEDIVMSEREEYKILLKELSLNIQKVYNEIKENKRLFQFKEINEQNVSQTDINKSTLLYLKKKNETMLTYIIYITYYVFLKIMNAYTHNHPVLDKLIYMNTIIAKTNELDNKIKFKIQQLNKSSSGRQLGELDALGSEEAKATKRAGLRIPAGEEVEDDEEVEEDEEVEEDEEVEDDEEDEDDEEDEDDEEDEDDEEDEDDEEVEDEDDEVADSEVTNSEGEEPQAGKGKRYKISKNLITEYTDSHIREREREEKKKKRKNEKREKHMVSTRPEKIEEENYFKKMEEKLMNFDEKILKKKIKALSKKKNKMSNLKNVGMTSNDLLKFVELPEMNDEADTKNNLDETKFFRSNINKMRQMKQVKQMKGANNANDDFVSFKKFEKNTKWSNSHQKEELGKSTHFMSTKNLQNEIDDENIKNMLSLKKKKKEEKKFLKDQKNKEIRKKLVDEENEINDRRMPNKNILQNRGLVRKRKSTDGNARVHNKQKYIKKMKMYSGQHAKLKVHENNYSGEKRGINPYLKKSIDIK, from the exons atgccgAAAAAGAACCAGCGCGTATCCATTGATACCAGCAAGATTAAATTTGTTGAGAACTCCGAGTCGGAGGATTTAGAAATTGAAGATGGAGATGAAAGCGATGTTGGAAATGTTAGCTGCAGCGATGATATCCTGAGTAGTGACGAGGGGCATGAGGAACCCTCGCTGGGGGCAatcggcaaaaaaaaaaagaaaaaaaaaatagcaacccAGGGGGAGAATGGCCAGGaggacgatgaggaggaggaggaggaggaggacggCGCGCATGATGGTGGTGACTATGCCGACAGTGATGATGACGACCAGGACCAGCGCGATCACCAGCGCGGTCACCAGCGAGATGATGAATTCGTTCGAGTACCATGGAAAAAGGATAAACAGAATTACTACCAATACGAAAGCGAAGACTCAACCAgcgatgatgatgaagaaggCAACAAGGAGAGAATCAAAGAAGCCATGTACCTCAgcagaaaggaaaaggaaaacttaaAAGAAGACGATTTCGATTTGTATGACATGTACGAGCAAGACAAGGAGGGCAAATCGGGGAAAGGAGACAAATCgggaaaagggggcaaaGAATTGTACAACGTGCATGAGAAGGAAAGCATCATTAAAAAGCTAATCAGCGATATGAACGCGgacatgaaggaaaaaaaaaaacaaatgggtgAAGAAAATGGTAGCAGAGAAATTGACCAAGTTGAACAGAAGAAACGAGATGATGAAATAGAAGATATCGTAATGAGCGAACGAGaggaatacaaaatattgttaaaagAACTCTCCCTGAATATCCAAAAGGTTTACAACGAAATTAAGGAAAACAAACGGCTCTTCCAATTTAAGGAAATTAACGAACAGAATGTTAGCCAAACAGATATCAATAAGAGCACCCTTCTCTAtcttaagaagaaaaacgaaacgatGCTCACTTATATCATATACATCACGTACTACGTCTTtcttaaaattatgaatgcCTATACGCACAACCACCCCGTTTTGGATAAGCTAATCTACATGAACACTATAATTGCTAAGACGAATGAGCtggataataaaattaagttcAAGATTCAGCAGCTGAATAAGTCGTCCTCGGGTCGCCAGCTGGGCGAGTTGGACGCGTTGGGAAGCGAAGAGGCAAAAGCAACGAAGCGGGCCGGCCTCCGCATCCCagcgggggaagaagtggaagacgatgaggaggtggaagaagatgaagaggtGGAAGAAGATGAGGAGGTGGaagacgatgaggaggacgaagacgatgaggaggacgaagacgatgaggaggacgaagacgatgaggaagacgaagaCGATGAGGAGGTGGAAGACGAGGATGACGAAGTGGCGGACTCCGAAGTGACGAACTCCGAAGGGGAGGAACCCCAAGCGGGCAAGGGCAAAAGGTACAAAATCAGCAAGAACCTGATAACAGAGTACACGGATAGCCACATCCgggaaagggaaagggaggaaaagaaaaaaaagagaaaaaatgaaaaacgagAGAAAC ACATGGTATCCACAAGaccagaaaaaatagaagaagaaaattactttaaaaaaatggaagaaaaattaatgaactttgacgaaaaaatattgaaaaaaaaaatcaaagccttgagcaaaaaaaaaaacaaaatgagcaactTGAAAAATGTGGGAATGACGTCAAATGATTTGCTAAAGTTTGTGGAGTTGCCAGAAATGAATGACGAAGCGGATACGAAGAACAATTTGGacgaaacaaaattttttagaagtaacattaacaaaatgaggCAGATGAAACAGGTGAAGCAAATGAAAGGAGCAAACAACGCCAATGATGACTTCGTTTCCTTTAAgaagtttgaaaaaaacactAAATGGAGCAACTCGCATCAGAAGGAAGAGCTCGGCAAATCCACTCATTTTATGAGCactaaaaatttacaaaacgaAATAGACGAcgaaaatatcaaaaatatgttaagcttgaaaaagaagaaaaaggaagaaaaaaaattcctcaaGGAtcagaaaaacaaagaaataagaaaaaaattagtcgatgaagaaaacgaaattaaCGATAGAAGAATgccaaacaaaaatattttacaaaatagggGCCTCGTAAGGAAGAGAAAATCAACCGATGGAAATGCAAGGGTTCACAATAAACAAAAGtatatcaaaaaaatgaaaatgtacaGTGGCCAGCACGCCAAATTGAAGGTCCATGAAAATAACTATTCAGGAGAAAAGAGAGGAATAAATCCCTACCTGAAGAAATCCATAGATATCAAATGA